The following nucleotide sequence is from Tribolium castaneum strain GA2 chromosome 5, icTriCast1.1, whole genome shotgun sequence.
aatttaaaaaaaagttaacacccccccccttcaaaatggtcaattttaaaagtgtcttagaatcgaataaaaattattctatcttatagattttgatgtcctctttacgatggaaaaaagagtttttttctagctcttttagtttggctgtaatcggcgattgaaaattgaaaatttttttgcgagatatcgccttgagttctatgccattttgtagagttttttattccggttgtcctcgatttttccgtttctcgataactctaatagtttcgccgtaattggcggttgaaaattgaaaaaaagtgaaaatggaaacctttttttgcgtttttctcgaaaactgtaagacttagagcaacaaacaagaaaccatctgatagcgcttaattatccctattttttcgattaaacccggagccgctccgggcaacggttccggctacagaggcgatcaaagtttttcactaaaaaaattcataaaaaaaaaactaaaagtcgtagagcattgcggtttgttcgattgaattctacggctcattttacatattatatcaatttttcacacgatttaaaattttaaaattttttgcctaaatttagggtagccatttatcatagtgaaaaattttatccaacaaaaaaattcataactcaaaaactaaaagtcgtagagcaatgcggtttattccGTTGGATTCAGCGGTTTTTTCTCTGTATTATGCCAACAATTAACGAAATCTaaagttataacattttttgcaaaaaattaagatatgtgtatcttatagtgaaaaattttattcaacaaaaaaaaatcataacttgaaaactaaaagtcgtagagcattgcggtttgttcgattgaattctgcggctcattttacatattatatcaatttttcacaagaattaaaattttaaaattttttgcctaaatttagggtagccatttgtcatagtggaaaattttatccaacaaaaaaattcataactcaaaaactaaaagtcgtagagcaatgcggtttgttccattgaattcagcggctcaatttctgtattatacgaacttttcatgagatttaaaaatttgattttttttgctaaaatttcctcagtaataacacttaccttcaagaaaatgaaaaaattaattttttttaaaattcgttctatcatactttttcgtatttaaatatggctttacaactctctagagtttttaaaagtccaaaaaaagtttatatgttcgattttttgatgtttgattttttcaattttcgtcgcaatttttgtcgattttgggtacccggaccATTTGTTGAGCactagctccggaactatcagagataaccctataaagtttattatcgttggaaagctctttgaattatctatttttttcaaaaaaaattattgttctccgactaatagtttttgagcaaattgcagataaatgcaaaaattggtaaaattttaaaaaattcataactaaaaaactattgggaatttggcaattttttcaatgtcaatcgattccccggatcattttgcataagtaaagatcaaaatagttccactttttcaaatactttagtcgtaattgggaaaataaaaaaatttaaaaaaaagttaacaccccccccttcaaaatggtcaattttaaaagtgtcttagaatcgaataaaaattattctatcttatagattttgatgtcctctttacgatggaaaaaagagttttctcctagctcgtTTAGTTTGGctgtaatcggcgattgaaaattgaaaatttttttgcgagatatcgccttgagtcctatgccattttgtagagttttttattccggttgtcctcgatttttccgtttctcgataactctaatagtttcgccgtaattggcggttgaaaattgaaaaaaagtgaaaatggaaacctttttttgcgtttttctcgaaaactaaaagacttagagaaacaaacaaaaaaccatctgatagcgcttaattttctctattttttcgattaaacccggagccgctccgggaaacggttccggctacagaggcaatcaaagttttgcactaaaaaaattcattaaaaaaaaactaaaagtcgtagagcattgcggtttgttcgattgaattctacggctcattttacatattatatcaatttttcacaaaaattaagattttaaaattttttgcctaaatttagggtagccatttgtcagtgaaaaattttatccaacaaaaaaattcataactcataaactaaaagtcgtagagcaatgcggtttgttccattgaattcagcggctcaatttctgtattatacgaacttttcatgagatttaaaaatttgatttttttttgctaaaatttcctcagtaatacacttaccttcaagaaaatgaaaaaattattatttttttaaattcgttctatcatactttttcgtatttaaatatgcctttacaactctctagagtttttaaaagtccaaaaaaagtttatatgttcgattttttgatgtttgattttttcaattttcgtcgcaatttttgtcgattttgggtacccggaacatttgttgagcactagctccggaactatcagagataaccccataaagtttattatcgttggaaagttctttgaattatctgtttttttcaaaaaaaaatattgttctccgactaatagtttttgagcaaactgcagataaatgcaaaaattagtaaaattttaaaaaatttataactaaaaaactgttgggaatttggcaattttttcgatgccaatcgattccccggattatTTTGTATAGGTGAGTATTAAAATAGTTTCcgtcttatttttattgttgaaaataattcattcccaatggcaaaaaattgtttttcaatttgtttacTCTCCACAATTACATAGCCAGAGGATCAccaattaaatgtaaattttctCGCCATTAATCGCGGTTTTTTTTCATGACGCACGTGTCTAAATTATCTCACAAAAACACGCAAAATCAAgagaaaaatgcaacaattttgcaaaattttatttattgatagaTTACTAATTGTGTCATTAACCTTTCTCCGTTGAGATTTGATGTGTCATTGTTTGGATTACGCATTTTTCGCCTCAAACTAATATTGCAACAGACGAATGACATTTACATGCACATGCAACACCTCTCGGGCATTTAGCCCATCACTGGTAGCATCCTCAAGTGGGTTAAGTACCAATAAAACACCAAGTATAGGTCAGTTATGTATTTAAGACTTGTTGGACAACAACACAAATCCAGTCCGCTTGAGCTTATTTCCGGGCAGTCTTGGCACTGGGTCTGTACCCATTTTCGTCGGCCACGAAGCTGACGGAATGGGTCTTCCCATCTGGGCCCACATAGCTGTACTCTCCCTTGACGATGATCGCCTCGTTCTCGCTCCCAGCGTTGGTCAATTCGCCGGTTTCCTGCCGTGTGATGGGATCACTAGTCTCGTAACTAAACGGgccacaattttttattaaaatagttgGAAAAAAAGCGCTCAAAACCTGAATTTGTATCCGTCGACGCCAATGTTTTCGTTCTCGAATTTGAGGATCTGGGCGTCGCGTCCCTGCTGGGGGGCGGCGCTGGCGGCGGCGGCCAGGACGACAATCACACTGATAACTTTCATGGTTTGTACTGATATGGGCACAGTGGCTGTGATTTATATAGTTTGTATAAAAAGCTGCGAAAAAGCCCCGCCACTATTAGAGGAGTAGAGGCATCCTTCACATTTCACCTTTTGTTAATTTCTAAAGATTCGTTGCGTTTTTGTGCAACAGCGAAATTAGTGGCGAATGCGCGTTATGTCATGCGATGGATGGTATTAATGAGGCGACTGATAACCGGAGGTTTTTTGACGAGTAAATAGCAAGAGTTGAGCTGAGCTCTTGTCGAATTTAATTGATGGGCTTGCGAAAGACGGGAGTTGAAGCGGGTGATTAATTGGTGGCTATTTGGAATTAATCATTATTACAAAGTGGTACAAAGTCAAAATGTCAAgaggaaaaattgaaataggaGCTGATCTATTCCTTGAGCTACAATcgataaaaattgctaattttttgttaaataaaaggcCTTCTTCTTTCTTTAAGTTCACACTTAAACTTCACACTGTACAAACTTTGTCTTCTGGcataaatttttctgaaataaatttagtaaaacttgagtaatgaaaaaaattataaagattacctacaataaaaaaattaaatccaaaactTTTCAATTTTGGAATCAAAATCACTTTTTTATACGATTGCTTTTagctttgtttttgtaatttttttatttgtaatattaCCATAGGGTATCTTCATTCACTTTCGAATATTCGACATGGAATACGGTAACAAATATGCGTGATAATGCCTGTTAGTTTATTGCGGAACCAACCGTAGACTTTCAAAATATAATAAGGGTATTTTTAATagtatataattttttcagagCCCACATCCTAGTATTtctcaaaagtttttttgctaaataaacacctttataaataaataaacttccAATTAGAGTTTTTGACAGACATACCAACAACTCTTCCTTTTAGGTAGAAATAAAGCGATCAGTATAAAATATTGAATGATcaattgataaataaataattaatttttgcacagtaaaaaatttaaataatacctAGCttgcacagtattttattacattattttcaaaaataaatcacccCTAAAAGAATATAAAGAGTTTTTATCTAATTTGGTGCATTTTCGAGTTTTGTAAAAGAATCCTGCAAAGCAAgagattttgttgaaaaacgAAATGTTCGAGTTTGAACACGAATTAATTGCGAGatcaatctttatcaaaaataagtcaattcccaatttatccacgatttttgaacccaagtgtgatagaaaacttgaaattttcttagaaaacagcCAACTTCCAGTtggtttggccgacatttacaaaataatcagaCGACAActttttgctcagttttaatCGCTGAAcgattggtctgttttacagCTGGGAGTGCAATCTCCCACCtcatatccaatgacaaacgcttcaatcggcttgcaattttttgtgcaccagataaacaagtaggaggtgatttttatattttcattggTCAATTACTTATTCCTGGGACAAATGAGTCAACAGTGAAACCAGTAATAGGGCTGGTCTTTCTCACAGAACAGGATTTTGCTTTAggtgcgaataaaatggtcgattctgcttagttttcaaaataatttgtttttttttaatttattacacaaaaacctAGAATCTTAGATAAGTAGAACATCCgcataactaattaaaatttacactgtcgacttggaaaaattaataattataataataataattaaataaataaatttttaagatcaaaattaacaattggcaaacactgcaattttgacacttctacaaaattaatttttttgttccaaaTTCAAAgatgatataaaaattttgtaagatacaaaatttgttaactattaaaaaatagtcTAATATAGCAACtgaaaaactgtaaatactATAGAACTGGAAATcagaaacactaataaattaaaatattagatTCTGCATACAAAACCAATATAATGAGagactgaaaaactaaaaaacttaaaaactgtaatacaaaaaaactaaaaagcagTAAGATTGAAATTCTGTGAAACCGCTAAGATtctttaaagtatttttattcagAACCATTCGTGTTTTggttttcttaattatttcgaaaagTCAACCCCTTCCCATATTTTATATACCAGATTTCCTCAAGATTTTCTCTGATTTAGGCATAATTTCCTCtgattttctgtaattttgccaaaaattttcgttatttgttaaaattattttacgtaattttctctgatttttttcaatattgtaGACCGATTTTCTCTActtctcgattttttttgattaagaaTTTGtcaattcaagtttttcaaacaacttGTTAAGAATCACATTAATTTCGAAGTCTCTGAAAAACCCGTTTGTTAAAAACTTCTTCTGTACACAGTATTCAGTTCGCTCCCGGATTTTTCCGAAAACGAactaaaactgataaaatagCGACCAGTCactgaaaaatttgtatttttgtgttgATGACGTTCGATAAAAGAAAGGTATATTGAATAAAACAAGTAAGTTATGTTGTCGAACATGAAACTTTATtccatattattattacaaattacatttttagcGTAATCTACGATTATTAAAAGTTGCTGTACTACAagatgtaattaaaatcagaGTCGAAAGTCCTAATCCGGTGCGTGTCCATTTCCAGATTTCccaaccaaaaaattttcaaatcatGACGAAAGCTCagcctaaaaaaataattccaacaaaatttaatcgaAAGAGTCTCGTGTGACACTGACCACTTCCATCGTTGACAACTTGCCACTTAACTGTAGCACCAAAGAcaaagtatttatatcatCAAATATCCTCTTCGCAAACCTGCCCCCACCTCTTATCACATTAATTATTTCCTCTAACGGACGACCAGTCGACCTTTGCAAATCCATCACACTGGTCCTCTAGCCCCGGGTGAAAGGTTATCCAAACCCACCCTGCCAAAAGGCCAAGGCCGGCGACGCAATAAAACAATACGAAATAAATAACCAATACGtgtatatttataaaattctttGCAAATATAGTTGAATGTCAACAGTACTTATAAATAGTTGAGTTGCTGTACAAAATCCTAACTAAACTATCGTTGGTGGTGGGAAGCCGGACTCAGTTTTGCGGAATGTGCGCCCCCTGGGGCTGGAAGCCGTTCTCGTCGGCGATGTAGGTGACAGTGTAAGTGACGCCGTCAGGACCCACGTAGCTAAACTGCCCCCTTACGACCAAAGTCTCGTCCTCGCGGCCCTCGTTCTTCACCTCGCCTTGCTCGTCCGAAGACAGCCCGTTGCTCGTCTCGTAACTAGTCATTAATAGGAGATTATTTAACAAGTGGGGAAAGTGGTGTTTTACTATTGAGCGAAAACAggttgattaattaattttttaaccacTTTTCTTACAAGTTGAATATGATCTTTAATGGAATTTTAGAATCTTTGACAAACAGGATCTCCAGGACCTTTCAACACTTGGGtataatttacattttgccttctttttttaaatttaacgtACTAGTTTGCAATGACTGTGCGCTTGTGTCAAGATTACATTTGTTGAGTTGGGTCAAAAATGATGATATCTGTGACTTTTTCGCGCactgaaatatttcaaaatgcCGTTTCTTAGCAAAATGCTATTTTGCAGAATGGGAAAGCActagataatttaaattattttttcttattttcagGCGTTTTAGCATATATTATTGTTCAGCAAAAAATCAgaagcaaaaatttagtcaaaaatatgccgaaaaattgtaaaattaagtcgaagaaaattgtatttttgctttttttaacaGCTTAAGAgacattttgttaaaacagaaCGATAAGTTACTAtcctttaatttaaaaaatgcaatattcTTTCTTTTTCAACCATTATTTAACCAGAAACGCGACTATTTTGAAGAATATCGTGCAAAATAAGTCTAGAAGTCAGCAACTTTATATGCGACTTAAtatgaaaagtgttttttttttcattttagaaGTGAGGCGAAGCCAAGATAAAAATAGatcagaaataagaaaacttagttttcctgacaaataaaacagaagattttgcaaaattcggtGAGAAATTTGctataacaattaaaatttaaatgtgaaaaaatgcaatttttcctAAGTCAgttaagattaaaattgtacataaaattttataaatcttcgcaaaaattagccaaaataattactaaatttaaaaatcaaaaagtaaattcttttgatttttggcaaagtttggtatatttttattcaaaaacgcagttgtttattaaaatttcacaagccgttaagaaaaatttagtgaaattattaaaaaaattaagcaatgtTTACATTTTAGACTGATTATCGAGATAACAACGCAAattgtttgcaaaattttgctgaaacggcctaaaaaatcaataaattgttgtatccaaaattatataacttagtattttattgttttattaccacgtttttttaattcaaaaacgcatttacttaaaattaacaaaaattttgtcaaaaattaccaaaaaaaaaacttagaatCAAGTCGAAAATGGTATTATTTTTGACTGgaattgtttttgaaaaaaatcctaataaggatcgttatattttttgttttcgattcaaactttctttcttttattattactaaaaaattcaaaatttcaataaatcggTCGAGTTTTTCTTTTACTGTGTTTGAAAGGTaaactgttaaaaattttgcagttttgtttaaattagaaTAACAAGTCCTCAAGTGGTAAGTTTCTCTGTTTTTATCTCTTCAGTAATTCGCCTAACTGCCTGtcttcttttttataatattaaaaaatagaaaattttcacatttttttctttcaaaatctaGGCTAGTAGCAGTTTTCCAAGCTTGTCGTTAGGTCAGAATCTCTTCCTTTTTATAACATACTTTTTGCTGAAATTTTAGAAGTTcccaagaaataaaaataaaggagAAAAACCACAGAAAAAGCGActctaaatttgctttcatCTAAGTTAAAGGAAAAATAGTAAAACTTTTGAACAATTCTGTGAATAAAGAAACAATTTAAGACGATAGGTATTAGTTAAAAAGTTATGttggtaaaatattttttttgaattctacataataaaataactattttcttttaagggtacaaaaatagtttattattaattatattatccGTGCCGTATGTATAATTTTATAGcgtgaaattttaatattgaattttaatatttaataaaactgaatGTTGTAAAAATCTAACGCAAAAAATGACCGCAAAAAGGTCATTTCAGAAACTAAATTGAATAATCACTTgcaattaacttttaattttcgaataaaatttaatttacttatcgataaaatattatttcatcTAGTCTTTACTTCATGGTAAAACGATATTTTATCGtctagagaaaaataaatgaagaatgaattttttgtcgttttcaatttatagTCAATGAAAACAATAGTGCATGGAATAATTTTGTATCGTACACGACGATAAAATTCGCCATTATCTTCTCAATCGATTCAGCTAagataaaataaacttttatcgCCTtatataacaaataaatatttcttttaataacaataacctgtATCTGTATCCGCCGACGCCGATGTTGTCGACATCCGCGCGCACAATTTGCGCGTCGGCGTCGCGTCCTTGCGGAGCGGCGAGAGCGACGGCCAAGATGGCGGCAAAGATGGCGATCTGCAAGCAAAAATTAGCACAGTGTATTACAACACAAGGGCGCAAACTGACCACTTTCATTTCGATGACTTAATTGGGGATGTACTGTGCAAGAGTGTTTTTATATAGATCTGGCCGAAAATCCCCTCTTCTGGTGTCATCcttcacattattttttttaacggcCAGTTCACCTTTACGGACTAGTTTGGAGATTTTTATGCAACGTTTTTCGGACGGATGTCTCTATTTGGGTGGAATTCTCATGACTTGCCAGGAATTCAAACCGATGAATAATTAGCGAATTGTTGGACGAAGAAGCGCGGTTAACCTTTGGCGGTTTATGTAATTCGCGGTGAAATTGGGAATTAAGACGTTGGGTTCACCTTGAATtgcgtttaattaaattcgtcAAATGCTCGACGTGCGTGTGAAATTATTTGTTTCCTATCTGgtgataattaaataatgttgGATTATTTGCGTCATCGCCAATTCATTTCAGATGAGATTTACTTTCATCTCTTGACGTAACGAATCAGATGATATCATATTGTCGTTTGtgaatcattaattaattgttagtaatttaataatagACGAATTCGAGCCGAGAGATGGGTTGTGACTCCTACCGTTTGAATATTCATGCAAGCTTGTGTAATACGAGTAAAGGTAAATCAACTTCAACTGGtaacatt
It contains:
- the LOC659093 gene encoding endocuticle structural glycoprotein SgAbd-5, with protein sequence MKVISVIVVLAAAASAAPQQGRDAQILKFENENIGVDGYKFSYETSDPITRQETGELTNAGSENEAIIVKGEYSYVGPDGKTHSVSFVADENGYRPSAKTARK
- the LOC659012 gene encoding flexible cuticle protein 12; its protein translation is MKVIAIFAAILAVALAAPQGRDADAQIVRADVDNIGVGGYRYSYETSNGLSSDEQGEVKNEGREDETLVVRGQFSYVGPDGVTYTVTYIADENGFQPQGAHIPQN